A single genomic interval of Macadamia integrifolia cultivar HAES 741 chromosome 6, SCU_Mint_v3, whole genome shotgun sequence harbors:
- the LOC122082568 gene encoding proline-rich receptor-like protein kinase PERK1: MSSPTVGVSPAPSPPSTNGSNLAPPPSNTSSPAPTTPTPIAPVASAPAPTKASPPTATTSPPSSPSPVASTPPPPSTSRHSPPPPSTTSSSPPPPSTGKSPSTHSPPRPSSSSSSSSSSSGVSTGVVVGIAIGGVIMLVFLSLLLFICCKKRRRRDHNVPLDYYGPPPPPPRPKDRPYGGQPQHWQHNAPPSGDNIVTMPPKPSPPPAYASRPPYSPARTPTPPPPPLAYASRPPHSPARTPTPPPPPPPPFLSSSGGSESNYSGSENPIPSPGIALGFSKSTFTYEELEMATDGFSDANMLGQGGFGYVHRGVLPNGKEVAIKSLKAGSGQGDREFQAEVEIISRVHHKHLVSLVGYCMAGSQRMLVYEFVPNNTLEFHLHGKGRPVMDWSTRLKIALGAAKGLAYLHEDCSPKIIHRDIKAANILLDFKFEAKVADFGLAKFSSDANTHVSTRVMGTFGYLAPEYAASGKLTDKSDVFSFGVMLLEFITGHRPVSSTHTFVDDSLVDWARPLLTRALEDGNYDALVDPRLQKDYNPTEMARMVACAAACVRHSARRRPRMSQIVRALEGDMSLSNLNDGIRPGHSSAYGSYGSSDYDTIQYNEDMKKFQKMALASREYGSSEYSGPTSEYGLHPSGSSSEGQQTTQNTQEMEMGRLKKDSRGFSGSS; the protein is encoded by the exons ATGTCGTCTCCTACTGTGGGGGTTTCTCCGGCTCCGTCACCTCCATCTACCAATGGTTCTAATTTGGCACCACCACCTTCGAATACTTCCTCTCCGGCGCCAACGACTCCGACTCCGATAGCTCCTGTTGCCTCTGCACCGGCTCCTACTAAGGCTTCACCTCCTACGGCAACAACCTCTCCTCCCTCTTCACCCTCCCCAGTTGCCTCAACTCCACCGCCTCCTTCCACTTCTAGACATTCCCCTCCTCCGCCCTCAACTACTTCATCTTCACCTCCGCCTCCCTCCACTGGGAAAAGTCCCTCGACACATTCCCCGCCACGGccgtcctcttcttcttcatccagtTCATCATCTTCTGGTGTATCAACGGGTGTTGTAGTTGGAATTGCGATTGGTGGAGTCATTATGCTTGTTTTCTTGAGCTTACTATTATTCATCTGTTGtaagaagagaaggaggagggaTCATAATGTGCCCCTGGATTACTACGGTccccccccgcccccgcccAGGCCGAAAG ATAGACCTTATGGTGGGCAGCCTCAACATTGGCAGCACAATGCTCCTCCTTCAGGGGACAATATTGTCACAATGCCACCAAAGCCCTCTCCTCCTCCAGCATATGCATCACGACCACCATATTCACCAGCTCGTACTCCCACACCCCCACCTCCTCCTCTGGCATATGCATCACGACCGCCACATTCACCAGCACGTACTCCCACACccccacctcctcctccaccaccattTTTGAGCAGCAGTGGAGGGTCAGAGTCCAATTATTCAGGATCTGAGAACCCAATACCATCTCCTGGCATTGCCTTGGGTTTCTCAAAGAGCACATTCACTTATGAAGAATTAGAGATGGCAACCGATGGCTTCTCGGATGCCAACATGTTAGGACAAGGAGGTTTTGGATATGTCCATAGAGGAGTTCTTCCAAATGGGAAAGAGGTTGCGATTAAGTCGCTAAAAGCTGGTAGTGGGCAGGGGGATCGTGAATTTCAGGCAGAGGTTGAGATTATTAGTCGAGTACACCACAAACATCTTGTCTCATTGGTAGGATATTGCATGGCTGGATCCCAAAGAATGCTTGTCTATGAGTTTGTTCCAAACAACACATTGGAGTTCCACTTACATG GGAAGGGGCGGCCAGTAATGGACTGGTCCACTAGACTAAAGATTGCTCTAGGTGCTGCAAAAGGACTTGCATATCTCCATGAGGATT GCAGTCCTAAAATTATTCATCGTGATATCAAGGCAGCTAATATTCTCCTTGATTTTAAATTTGAGGCAAAG GTTGCAGATTTTGGGCTTGCCAAATTCTCTTCTGATGCCAATACTCATGTCTCTACCCGAGTAATGGGAACCTTCGG GTATCTGGCTCCAGAGTATGCGGCAAGTGGGAAACTCACAGATAAATCCGATGTCTTTTCTTTTGGTGTTATGTTGCTAGAGTTTATTACTGGGCATCGTCCTGTTAGTTCAACCCATACATTCGTGGATGATAGTTTGGTAGACTGG GCCAGACCTTTACTTACACGAGCCCTAGAAGATGGCAACTACGACGCCCTTGTTGACCCACGGCTGCAGAAGGATTACAACCCCACTGAGATGGCACGCATGGTTGCCTGTGCAGCTGCTTGTGTGCGTCATTCTGCAAGGCGGCGGCCACGCATGAGCCAG ATTGTTCGGGCCTTGGAAGGAGACATGTCCCTTTCCAATTTGAATGATGGCATTAGACCTGGACACAGCTCTGCTTATGGTTCATATGGAAGCTCAGATTATGACACAATCCAGTATAATGAAGACATGAAGAAATTCCAGA